Genomic DNA from Pseudomonas fitomaticsae:
TGGCCATTTCGATGCCATAGGCTTTGGACATCGCTTCACGTCCGTGCTCGCGCAAGGCGTGGGCGATTTCATGGCCCATGACCGCAGCGATTTCATCGTCGGTGAGTTTCAGGCTGTCGATCAGCCCGGTGTAGAAAATGATCTTGCCGCCAGGACCGCAGTTGGCGTTGAGTTCGTCGCTCTTGATCAGGTTCACTTCCCACTTCCACTGCGCCGAATCCGGACGGAAATTCGGCGCCTGGGCGATCAGCCGGTTGGCGATGGCCTGAATACGCTTGGCATCGTTGCTGGTCTTGTCCAGCACGCCTTTGCTGGACGCCTCGCCCACGGTCTTCTGATAGGACTGGGCATACATCTGGTCGACCTCTTGCGAGGACAGCATGCTGAACATGTACTGCTTGCGTTCCACACCCACGGCACCGCCGCTGGTGGTGTTGACCGACTGACAACCGGCCAGCAACAGCGCTGCGCTCAGTGCACCTACAACCAATGTCTTGTTCATTCAAAAGCTCCCTGAAAACCTGCCGCGTATCCTAGGCGGGTAATTGTATTGGCGCCAGATACAACGGACGTGTTGCACGCACTTTCAGAAGTCGCCCGTCAGCCCTGTAGGAAAAATTTCACATCCACTCTACAACTGCGTCGCGCACTGCTCCATTTGCGACATCCGGCTGTAATTACTCACCCTGAACCTCATGGCGCAATAGTGGCTGCCGATACAACAGCGCAGACGTCCTCTCGCGTGCGGAGCTCCCATGAAGTTCAAGTCGATCCAGTTTTCCGTGGCCGCCCTGGCCGGCGCCATCGTACTCAGCGTAGTCGCCGCGCTGGTGCTGTATGCGCTGTTTTCCGGCGCCCGCACCCAGGAGATGGTCCAGCAGCGGACCCAGGCCCAGTTCGAGCAAGTCATCGAACAGCGCCTGACGTCGCTGGCACAGACCCAGGTCAGCCAGATCCAGCGCGAGCTCGAAGCGCCGCTGCTGATTGCCGGTGGACTGGTACGGGTCAACGCCCTGCTCGGCACGCCGGGCGCCGATGGCCAGCCGCGACTGACCGTCAGCCGTGAGCAACTGATCAGCCTGATCAAGGAAAACGTCGAGAAGAACCCGAAGATTCTCGGCACCTACATCGGCTGGGAAAAGAACGCACTCGACCACAACGATTCGGCCTACGTCGGCACCAGTGTGGTCGGCATCGACGCCGCCAACGGGCGCTTTCTGCCGTGGTGGTTCCGTAACGACGACGGCACCCTGGGCCTGGACAAACTGGTGGACGTCGACGACCAGAAAGTCCTGTCCACCGGCGTGCGCGCCAGCGAGTACTACCTGTGCTCGAAAGAAACCAAGAAATCCTGCGTGATCGATCCCGCCCCTTACAAGGTCGGCGACAAGATCGTCATGCTTGCCTCCTTCATTGAACCGATCATGCTCAACGGCGCGTTCCAGGGCATCGTCGGCGCCGACCTGTCGGTGAACTTCATTCAGGAAATGCTCCTGGGCGCCAACCAGAAGCTGTACAGCGGCGCCGGGCAAATGGCCCTGATCGGCGGCAACGGCCGGATCGTTGCCTACACCAAGGACCCGAGCAAATTCGGCGAGAAGGTCAGCGACATTCTCGACGCCCAGCAGATTGCCAACATGGCCAATCTCAAGCGTGGCGAAGTGACTTACACCGTCAATAAGGAGTCGGGCCGGATCGAGTTGTACCTGCCGTTCGGCATCGGCCAGACCGATGCGCGCTGGACACTGATGCTGCAACTGCCGCTCGACGCGGTGATGGCCGACCTGCAAAAGCTGCAAGGCGACCTCGACGCCCAGCGCAAATCCGACACCTTCGGCATGGCCATGGTTGGCCTGATCATCGCCGGCCTTGGTTTGCTGGTGATCTGGCTGGTGGGCCATGGCATCGCTCGTCCGCTCAAACAGATGGTGACCATGCTCGATGACATCGCCCAGGGCGAAGGCGACCTGACCCGTCGATTGAGCAGCGACCGCAAAGACGAACTCGGCTCGATCGCCAAAGGCTTCAATACCTTCCTCGCCAAATTGCAGGGGATGATCACGCAGGTGGTGTCGTCGGTACAGAGCGTCAGCGATTCTTCGGAGCACACGGCGGACATCGCGATCCGTACCAATATCGGCATTCAGAAGCAGATGGCCGAGATCGATCAGGTCGCCACCGCCGTGCAGGAAATGACCGCCACCGCGCAAGACGTGGCGCGCAACGCAACCCAGGCTGCGCAAGCCGCCAGCCACGCCGATCAGGCGGCCAGTCAGGGCATGCAGATCGTGCGCGACACGTCGAATTCGATCGGCGTGCTGGCCGTGGAAATCGGCAAGGCCGTGGACGTGGTGCAGACCCTGGCCAAGGACAGCGAAAACATCAACGCAATCCTCATCGCCATTCGCGGGATCGCTGAGCAGACCAATCTGCTGGCCCTCAACGCGGCGATTGAAGCGGCTCGCGCTGGTGAACAAGGACGTGGTTTCGCGGTGGTGGCCGATGAAGTGCGCAACCTGGCGCAGAAGACCCAGAAGGCCACCGAAGAAATCCAGAGCATGATCCAGCAACTGCAACAGGGCACCCGCGATGTGGTGCGGGTCATGGAAGACAGCCAGAACCGAACCGACGAAAGCGTGCAACACGCGGCCAAGGCAGCCGAGGCGCTGGAGACCATCACCCAGGCGGTATCGGTGATCAACGACATGAACACCCAGATTGCCAGCGCCGCCGAAGAACAGAGCGCGGTGGCCGACGACATCAACCGCAACGTGATCAATATCGGTCAGGTGGCGAACGAAGTGGCCGGTGGTGCGGATGAATCGAGTTCGGCGAGTGCGGACCTGACCAAACTGGCTGAGCAGCAGCGGCGGTTGATCAACCAGT
This window encodes:
- a CDS encoding M48 family metallopeptidase, translated to MNKTLVVGALSAALLLAGCQSVNTTSGGAVGVERKQYMFSMLSSQEVDQMYAQSYQKTVGEASSKGVLDKTSNDAKRIQAIANRLIAQAPNFRPDSAQWKWEVNLIKSDELNANCGPGGKIIFYTGLIDSLKLTDDEIAAVMGHEIAHALREHGREAMSKAYGIEMAKQGAGALLGLGQDSLALADTVANYGMTLPNSRANENEADLIGLELAARAGYNPNAAITLWNKMSKASEGAPPEFMSTHPASSSRIASLEAAIPKVMPLYEKAPKS
- a CDS encoding methyl-accepting chemotaxis protein; this encodes MAEIDQVATAVQEMTATAQDVARNATQAAQAASHADQAASQGMQIVRDTSNSIGVLAVEIGKAVDVVQTLAKDSENINAILIAIRGIAEQTNLLALNAAIEAARAGEQGRGFAVVADEVRNLAQKTQKATEEIQSMIQQLQQGTRDVVRVMEDSQNRTDESVQHAAKAAEALETITQAVSVINDMNTQIASAAEEQSAVADDINRNVINIGQVANEVAGGADESSSASADLTKLAEQQRRLINQFKV